ttttcagttggttaAAATGAATTATGATCTTTACTTACCCAAACACAACATTAAAGTATAGTAGTTTAGTATACGTGTTATATTTTTTGCATGTGCAGTCGAGGCTGGACATATCACGGGAGGCAAGTAGCTGGTGTGACTAGAAATTTGCTGCTGGCGCCTAACTGTTTGGGTTGTTTTCTATTGATGTGTGTGAAGGTTTATATTCCCTGACCATTAGAAATGTCATGTTGACTACTTAAGTGGTTTCATTAAACTTAAAGTATgctattactagagatgagtgaagttcttaaaaattcgaTTCGACTGCTTTGcctaattttacccaaaaaagAATTTTGTGCCAAGTTacttgtcacaaagtgcatttcttttggAAGTAGCTGGCGCAATCCAGCAGTGCTAGTCGTGTTTgcaacactataggaaaaagtggccGCCTatttggtggctgggaccgtgggagcacatataggctagtgctttttcctatagtgtgcaagcacggccaacgctgctggattgcagggtagtcataacccctggatacaagcagtgtataatgtgatggaaaaatgaatccagccagcaaaggaggcaatatggacaataacaatacattagtaagtgctttgtattaggctacttttacactggcgttttggttttccgtttgtgagatccgttcagggctctcacaagcaatccaaaatggatcagtttttccctaatgcattctggatggaaaaggatccattcagaatgcatcagtttgcctccgttccgtctccattccgctttggaggcggacacgaaaactctgcttgcagcgttttttgtgtccgtctgacgaaaatgagccaaacagatccattctgacatacaatgtaagtcaatgggtacggatccattttctgtgacacaatctggatctgtcctcattgactttcaatggtgttcaagactgatccgtcttggctatgttaaagataatacaaacaggtcCGTACCTGAAcgtatccgtctgtgcagatccatgacggatccgcaccaaacacgagtgtgaaagtagcctaactttgtccacaagataaatgccactttctgaagtgaaccaacccctttaattacaattTTTTAGGTTTATGCACACACTATGCCTTGACTAAACATGtcctttaggctagtttcacacttgcgttgggcATCTTTGGCAGACTGTTCTAGcagagagcagcctgctggagatgtctGGATCTGGCACTGCCAGATGGTAGCTGACACCCGCTGACCTCctttactataatggggaccgttTTAGATCCGGCCACAACCTGGCAAACATGTATCCAGCGTGTTTTGTCCAGACGATTCTCGacatatttgccaggttgtggCCAAATCTCTGCTGTTCCCCATTATGGTGAATGGGGCTGGATGGAATTCCAGCAGTGCCCGGCAGTgactgatccggcaggctgttaccAACCAAAACAGACTGCCGGATCTGCAAAATTCGGATGTGAAACAGACTTTTAAGAAAAACATCCCAATGTACATGTGGTAGCTAGAACGGTTGACTTGGCTTGAGCCATTGGTTGGTCAGTGTTCACATAATCTATTATCTACAGAATAGCTTCTACTTGTAAGAATAATTCGCATTTACCATTTCATTTAAATGATCTGGCAGGGGGCAGTCTGCTAGAGTTCTCCAAATCCAGCATTGATGGACGCGACCATGCACCTCCAGACCACATTGACTATTGGGGTGATCTGGTCACTTTCTAGCATAAGTGCCAGCTTCAGCTGGACAAAAAGCCATGTAAGTGACTGGATCAGCGTCTGATGTCATTACGGTCAATAGGGTCTGGCAGTGCATGGCTATGCTGGATCCGGTGAACTCTGGCAGGTGGTTCCTCTACCAAATCGGTTAAACGCAGTTGTGAATCAGCCCTTGGACTACTATGTTTGGTTGGGCAGGTGTATCTCGGCATCTTAATCCCCAAGTATTTCCCATCAAGAACTCTGGTTTTCAAGCATCATTTGAAAGTTTGGGCAGATCCTTTTTGTATTTAAAATGCCACCACAAGTAACCAAGTAAAAAAAGAGTGCAGTTTCTGTCCAGAGAATGACTTCACCTATGGTTAGGGTATTGAACACATTCATAATGtgtagctatatttttttttccatcccatAAAGTGATGACATATTGGTAGGATATAAAGGATACAAAGAATATGCAactttgtgatcggtgggggtccaacctgTACATTAATTTCCTGGCAATTGGATGTGCAGGGAATTATGGCAaatgcccattcacttgaaggactatactgcatttttttttctgtgcagtgGGCAGCTAGGAGCATCACTATGCATAGTAAGGCTGTAAAAGGGACACAACATTAAAAAGCACTGTGGCCCTTTCATTCTTAGGAGTGGCAGAGGTCCTGCCACTTAGACCCACACTGATCACATAGTGATGGCATATCGTAGTGACATTTCTTCACTTTACAAGATGGGAATGACCCTTTAGGAAAGTTTAACCTGCAGTACATAATAAGGTGATTACATTTCAAGTACAGTACATTCCATTACTTATCTTCTTTAGAGCCCAAGATGCAGCCTATGTTATACTTCACAGCTGCATTTATACTTCTGCAGGTTTGAATTGAAATCTCTCAGCATATCTTATTGACACATACGGTAGCTGGCTTTGGTAAATTGCATTCTGGAAAATGAAATCTGTATACCACACACTGTGCATCTAAATATAAAACAGCAGGACTATCCTTTCACATAGGAGTTTATCAAAACTGTTATGCATGTGTCTGACGACAAGCTTGTGGAAGGTTTTCATTGATAACCATTAaaaattgtgagtgcagctctgaacctcttttttttttttctataaaggggatgtccaactttaaaaataaaaattccaccaAACCAGCAATTGTCATAAAATAACTTATAACCAATTTATCCCCCACCGCTTCCAGGACAGTCTCTCTGAACCCAATAGTTAAAACCATTATCCCATCTTGTTAACTTGTACACTGAACACCTCTGCTGCCAACTACTGGCCTCATAAGTATATagcaagtgattggctgtagtggtCAAGTAGAGTAACAGGCACATAATTGCTGCAGCCAAACAAAGCCTGGCAGGATGGATCAGAACAGCAGAACTGGAAGTAGTGGGGATGAAATGGGtgagtatatttttcttttatattatgACAATTGTTGTCTTGGTGGAttacattttctttatttattttttattggacaGCCGTTTTTAATGTGTAACTATAACATAATCCATTTAACGCATAAAgatagccatacacattagatagaagttggttgatggttgaactgAAGCTGAAtaaacagatcccccccccccccccactggccGTTAGTTGTTCAGATTGCCCATACACGTTCAATGAAAGAGGGTgatggatgaaagatctttctaGCAACATTCTATCTTAAGGTTCCTTCACACTAGCCAAGCATCAGCCAGATCCCTAACAAGTGTTTGTAGGAATGCTCGTTAACAATGATCTGTGGATGTAAAGATGTCGCCGatcactcgttcatcgggtaatacgATTGTTTgtgcggtcacctaaatcattgtttgctgacAGCAGATTGTGCCATCTAAGCAGCACTATAATTATGTATAGGCACAAGCGATGAcattagcgattgctcctccctatactgtggggGAGATTGTGGTATATAAAtacagtggtctccttcactgatttGTAGGCGCTTGCTGGGAAGGAATGCTTttttcccgacaatcgtctgctatatctagcagtgtaaaggggcctaaaAAAGATCTTTCATTCATGAAGATCTTTCTTTGAACGAACGATTTTTCGTCCAACTATCGGATGAAAATATTTAAACATGGCTGACATATTTTCAAACTGTAATGCTCTGTCACCAGTCCACTAAGACCATAATTTGTTTAAATTTCAAcaatttgtttcttttttttctgtccaACTTAGATTCTCTAGAAGATCTTCCAGAATCTGGAGAAAAGACTGTTCAGCGTTTCTTCTTTAATTTGACTTCCATTCCTAATGAAGAGCTCATTACATCTGCTGAACTTCGGATCTTTCGAGAGGAAGTTCAAGAGTCCTTTGAAAAGAACAGCAGCAAAGCCCTCCGTATTAATATTTATGATATTATCAAACCAGTTGCTGCTTCCTCTAGGGGACCTGTCACAAGACTGTTGGACACCCGACTGATACATCATAATGTGAGCAGATGGGAAAGCTTTGATGTCACCCCAGCTATTATAAGGTGGATTGCACACAGACAGCCTAACCATGGGTTTGTTGTTGAAGTAACTCAGTTAGACTATGAGAAAAATGTCCCTAAGAGACATGTGAGAATAAGCAGATCTTTATTGCCCGATAAAAAGCATTGGTCCCAAATAAGGCCCCTTTTAGTAACTTATGGCCATGATGGCAAAGGACACCCTCTACATAAAAGAGAAAAACGGCAAGCAAGGCAGAGGCAGAGGAAACGGCTTAAATCAAGTTGTAGAAGACATCCATTATATGTAGACTTCAGTGATGTTGGCTGGAATGATTGGATTGTTGCGCCACCTGGGTACCATGCCTTCTACTGCCATGGAGAATGCCCATTTCCCTTGGCAGATCATTTCAACTCTACAAATCATGCCATTGTACAAACATTGGTGAACTCTGTTAATTCCAACATCCCTAAAGCTTGTTGTGTCCCGACAGAACTGAGCGCCATCTCTATGCTCTACCTTGATGAAAATGAAAAAGTTGTGCTGAAAAATTACCAAGACATGGTTGTGGAAGGGTGTGGGTGCCGTTAACGAAGTATAACTTACAAGAAAACAACACAAACACACACAAAGTTGACACTTTAATATTTCCCAATAGAGACTTTATTTATGCAATGAAAAGCTAAAAACCGTTATTttgaatatatatttatgtgtacgAGAAAGTTGGGAAGCAAATATTTTAATCTAAGAAATATTatttcccctcccccctttttttttttttttttttaagttgtacatTTTATACGGGTTTTGTACCCAGCACATGAAGTATAAAGGTCAGAttcttattttgtatttattttccattataaccactttttagaaaaaaaatagctgtttttttgtatttatatgtatTCAAAAGAAATATAGGGTTTGTAaatatgtttgaaaaaaaaaattgttgtatttAAGTTGAAAGGTATACATGGGAGGTAAAAGATAAGCAAAATTATTTTACTTTCTTATATGCTACTGTTAAGGTCATTAGTTTAAACCCAGAAGAAGGAGGTTAATCTCAAGAATTACCAGGACGGATAATAGTATTGTGCAATTCTCAGGCATTCTGCAAtcacaaattctttaaaaaaaaaaaaaaaaaaaaatcctaaaaatggcctctcacctcattttttttttttcagtagactTGAACAATAAAAGTATTATTCAGTAAAATGCAAAAACGGTCATGATCCGACCAAGTGTTTAACACATGTACTATATATTAAGACCTGTTGGTACAGGATGTTTTCTCTTACGATGgatattttttacaaattaagactttaaattatttatttaatgctATTCCCTTATGTTGTTCCTAAGTAAAAGAATTGTATTTCCCATATTCTACTGGTTCTTTTTGTTAAGAGCTGCTATATGTACAATCTCTAGGTGGGTTCTATATGAATTAGCATTTATGATGCaaccttcaatttaattaaaaaagtTTCCCGTTTCATGACACAGCTTTAGCTAACTCCTTTGAAAAACCTCGGTATATAAGAGTCTGTCCTCAAAACATTATTTTCTTAAGATCAATGGGGGTTTTAAATTTCTAGAATCTGAATGTCCAGCGATATCCATGAATTGAGCCATTTGAACCCCAGTTCAGAAAATGTCACGATGAGTTAGCCATGTTGAATTATGACCTTATTTTCAAGTTGTGTATAAGATGGCTTCTGGTTTCTGTTTTAACAGATAAGTGTTTATGGACAGAACACTCTACAGTACTTCCCTAGTTTTCTCGGTCACGTAGATGCATATAATTGTGAATTCTACAATTTCCATATAGCTATGCTTTTTCACAGTCTGTCCTCTGCACCATAgtatatttggaaatatattttgcAAAAAACGGACACCAAGTGTTGAAAGAAattgacacacaaaaaaaaatcactttttgaaATTCCAAAGacataaaaaaagaatttttttttagttattggCGGTTGATGGCGACTGCCGATGCTACTATTGGGTATATTGAAGAACATTTTGTTCACTGATGGTTATTAAAGATGGGTCTAGTTCAATATGCATCATAAAGAATCATTTCATACCAGAATATATTTTGCCCATTTGTACCAGTTTCCTCTATTCCAAGGCCTAATACATATCCTATAGTCTAGCTAATCTAATATCATGAGCTAAAGGTCACTGAATATAGATTTATTATCCTTCTCCAGACACcactcttattttttttttgaatttttttttttttctgacagtgTAAATCCTGGGATTGTGTCTCACAAAAAAATTCTTGAAGTGTCAAATGCATTTTGGTTAATAAATGATGAAGTTCTGACATCAGTTCTTCTTATGTAACAAATGGCTCTGTTTGTTTTTTCTGAATTAAGATGTCTCATATAGGATTTATCTCTGCTTGTATAGATTATCTGTACGCAGTTGACCTAGTACGGTGTATTTGGATGTAAACATTATAGGCAGTTGTACATGCCTATAAAGTCAATGGGATATATAAGAACAGCTGAATCAGCATGATTGATTTTAATACGATATGCCCAACCACCTCTCCACCAGCAGGAGGGGCTGGGCAGCTCGATTGATGGAATCAATAGGGATACCAGTGGTTGGACCACCACTTGTCTAACTTATAgagcaggaatggccaacctgcggctctccagctgttgcaaaactacaattcccagcatgcctagactacttacagctatcagcccaaagcagggcatggtgggaattgtagttttacaacagctggagagccgcaggttggccagccctgttatAGAGTATCTAATTTCAATTATGCCTTTTACAAAATGTCTGCTCAGGGTGGACATAAAGAATGCACTTCTCCGGCTAGTTATAATACAAATGAATCTTATCACCATGGCACAAAGGgataacctttaaaggggttatgccacaaaacgttctacatttttaaaaccagcacatggatctgaatacttttgtaattttcaACTAATTAGAAGTTTTAGTATAGtgaactattcaataaaatgtatctgtatagtgccatcagcatttttttccccttatttcttctccacctcactgaggtggtcgtatGCGCTCAGTctaatgcagtgtttcccaaccagtgtgcctccagctgttgcaaaactacaactcccagcatgcccgcacagccaaagactgttcaggcatgctgggagttgtagttttgcaacagctggaggcacactggttgggaaacactggtctaatgtACATACCCCATTGGCTGCCAGCCTGAAGATAATATAGCAGAACAATTAGAGTAATGAATGGTAAGCTCTCTGGCTCCttctgaggtacagggctggttgtagctttgttagaatgAGATTATTAGTATATGATGGCTCTGTGTTCCTTCCTGGCAGGCATGGCTGTAGAAGTAGCactgctctgtccactccacatAGTCTGAGGCCTGCTTCACCTCAGCAGTGCCTCTCTTTCCGTAGAGCACACATTCCCTCTGGCTCTTAAAAGGCAAGTGAGCATGTACCTTAATCTTCCCCAGCCTAAGGCTGTCCATCCCAGGATATTTAAGGTACCTTCTCTTGTGGTGCTTTGGAAAGAGGATAGCTAGTTTGCTAGACCCTGAAAAGGTGTGCTGTTACACTGACTACTCATGCTTGACTCTTGCCTGACTACTGGAGTTGACCCACTGCTACCTGGCCTGACTCCTAGTTTTG
The genomic region above belongs to Bufo gargarizans isolate SCDJY-AF-19 chromosome 4, ASM1485885v1, whole genome shotgun sequence and contains:
- the BMP2 gene encoding bone morphogenetic protein 2, with the translated sequence MFGLKRRPTPGKNVVIPHYMLELYHLHSAQLADNQDKPPMDYQKERAASQANTVRSFHHEDSLEDLPESGEKTVQRFFFNLTSIPNEELITSAELRIFREEVQESFEKNSSKALRINIYDIIKPVAASSRGPVTRLLDTRLIHHNVSRWESFDVTPAIIRWIAHRQPNHGFVVEVTQLDYEKNVPKRHVRISRSLLPDKKHWSQIRPLLVTYGHDGKGHPLHKREKRQARQRQRKRLKSSCRRHPLYVDFSDVGWNDWIVAPPGYHAFYCHGECPFPLADHFNSTNHAIVQTLVNSVNSNIPKACCVPTELSAISMLYLDENEKVVLKNYQDMVVEGCGCR